The DNA region AAATCAGCGTACACTTCCTGGTGGTAATTTAAGCCGATCAAATCAAGCGCGCCCGACTGGTAAATGAAATTCTTTTTAGGATCAGCATCGCTCAGGGCCGATGTAACCGGCCTGGTACTATCCAGTTGCTTTACAATTTTAACCAGCTCACGACCAATACTTACACCTGTACTGTCAAATTGCTCCCTGATTTCGTTACCTATGCTCCAGGCAAAAATCGAGGGATGGTTACGATCGCGCAATACCTGGTCTTGCAGGTCTTTTACATGCCATTTATCCCAATCCTCATGGTAATCATGCTTGCTTTTTTTCTTCTTCCACATATCAAAGGCTTCATCCATCACCAGGAAACCCATTTTATCGCACAGGTCGAGTAATTCGGGCGCGGGAGGATTATGCGATGTACGGATAGCATTACAACCCATGTCTTTCAAGATCTGTAATTGACGTTCGATAGCGCGGGTATTAACAGCTGTACCCAAAGCGCCCTGATCGTGGTGCAGGCATACACCAAGAATTTTCATCGGTTCACCGTTCAGGCTGAAACCTTTATCTGCATCGAAATTAAAATACCTGATACCTGTAGTGGTGATATAATCATCAATAACCTGATCTCCAGCCATCAATTGCAGTTTCACTTTGTACAGGTATGGATATTTTACCGACCATAGTTGAGGATTACTAACCCGGATACCTTGCTGAACTACAGTGTCCTTTACAGCAGTGGTAGCAGATCCAACAACCTTACCTTTATCATCCAGAACAGAAGCTTTAACCTTAAACTTTGAGTTAACGAAAACCGGTAAAACCGTACGAATATTAATCTCCGCTTTTTGATGATCAACCTTTGGAGTTGTTATAAATGACGACCATTGCGGCAAATAGATTTTGCTCGTAGTGGTTAGCCACACATTACGGTAAATGCCCGAGCCGGTATACCAGCGTGAATTAGGCTGATCGCTGTTATCAGCCCTCACGGCAATCACATTTTGTTGTGTGCCGAATTTGAGATAAGGCGTTAAATCATATCTGAACGAGATATAGCCATTGGGCCGTTTACCTAAATAATGGCCATTTATCCAAACTTCGCTGTTATGAAAAACCCCGTCGAAATCAATCAAAATTGTTTTTGTTTTTGATGATACGGCAATCAAAAAGCTTTTACGATACCAGCCAATGCCGGCTGGCAACCCGCCTTCGGCCTGCGTGGTGGGGTTTTTACTGTCGAATTTACCTTCAATGCTCCAGTCATGCGGCAGATCAAGCTGTCGCCAGTGGCTATCATCATATTTTACATTATTCGCCGTCGAATCATCTCCTAAAAAAAACTTCCAGTTGGAGTTAAAACTTTCTGTTTTGCGTACGTTTTGGGCCGATGCAAAACCGGTCGCGAAAAACACTAAACACAGCGTATATAGATAGTGTAGCCTCATGATTTCGTTTTGCTTTTCTTAACAGGCGGCGCAACAAAGTTCAGCTCACTTTTACCCAGATCTTTTGATACAGCTACCGCTATACCACGCTGATCCGCCTTGTTCACGGCGCAATAAAAGTGATAAACCGTGCCTTTATATTTTATCACACATGATTTATGGGCGAACATATTATCATAAGGCTCGGACGATTGGATGAGCTTCTCTCCGGTCCAGTCTGTCCAGTGTATCAGATCATACGAGCAGGCGAAGCGGTTAAACACACCTGAATCACCAGTTTTCCAGAAAGCACCGAAGTAGAACATGACATATACATTTCCTATTTGCTGAATGTACGGGTCGCCGGTAATACCGTCGCCGTGATTCAATACCGGGTCTTTGCCGTAGCGTTTCCA from Mucilaginibacter sp. SJ includes:
- a CDS encoding glycoside hydrolase family 2 TIM barrel-domain containing protein, with protein sequence MRLHYLYTLCLVFFATGFASAQNVRKTESFNSNWKFFLGDDSTANNVKYDDSHWRQLDLPHDWSIEGKFDSKNPTTQAEGGLPAGIGWYRKSFLIAVSSKTKTILIDFDGVFHNSEVWINGHYLGKRPNGYISFRYDLTPYLKFGTQQNVIAVRADNSDQPNSRWYTGSGIYRNVWLTTTSKIYLPQWSSFITTPKVDHQKAEINIRTVLPVFVNSKFKVKASVLDDKGKVVGSATTAVKDTVVQQGIRVSNPQLWSVKYPYLYKVKLQLMAGDQVIDDYITTTGIRYFNFDADKGFSLNGEPMKILGVCLHHDQGALGTAVNTRAIERQLQILKDMGCNAIRTSHNPPAPELLDLCDKMGFLVMDEAFDMWKKKKSKHDYHEDWDKWHVKDLQDQVLRDRNHPSIFAWSIGNEIREQFDSTGVSIGRELVKIVKQLDSTRPVTSALSDADPKKNFIYQSGALDLIGLNYHQEVYADFQKNYPDQKFIGTENMSALATRGHYDMPSDSIRRWPKDGKTPLKDGNADLTVSSYDNVSAYWGSTHEETWKIIKKHNFLSGLFVWTGFDYIGEPTPYLWPARSSYFGIVDLAGFPKDVYYMYQSEWTNKPVLHLLPHWNWKPGQMIDVWAYYNNADEVEAFLNGKSIGVRKKTGDDLHVMWRVKYEPGVLKAVSRRKGKVVMTTQVVTAGEPYKLQLKADRSKIKADGKDLSYITVSVLDKNNVPVADANQLVKFKVTGQGILKGVDNGSQTDQDPFVSDQHHLFNGLGLAIIQSKSVAGEITIRAAADGLQSACLTIKSVR